Proteins from a single region of Vallitalea okinawensis:
- a CDS encoding cyclic-phosphate processing receiver domain-containing protein — MKKVRRTINLYVDDLRDCPEGFVVARSYEEAIDILDKKTVDILSLDHDLGEDAYGETRKSGYDLVKYICENGIRVNAIYIHTDNPVGRDNMYKTLLASQSRGFIDKKIKIYYYPFTENKYTIN, encoded by the coding sequence ATGAAGAAAGTGAGACGAACAATAAATCTATATGTTGATGATTTGAGAGATTGCCCAGAAGGTTTTGTTGTAGCAAGGTCATATGAAGAAGCTATTGATATTCTAGACAAGAAAACGGTTGATATATTATCACTGGATCATGATTTGGGAGAAGACGCATATGGAGAAACAAGAAAAAGCGGGTATGACTTAGTAAAATATATTTGTGAAAATGGAATTAGAGTAAATGCAATATATATTCATACGGATAATCCAGTGGGCAGAGACAATATGTATAAGACGCTTTTAGCAAGCCAAAGTAGAGGATTTATAGATAAGAAAATTAAGATTTATTATTATCCTTTCACAGAAAATAAATATACAATAAACTAA